Part of the Vigna unguiculata cultivar IT97K-499-35 chromosome 3, ASM411807v1, whole genome shotgun sequence genome, AGATTGGCTAAGTTTAGAGAGTGCATAGAGTTTTcgaaaattgaatgcaaaaaATTGTTGTGTCTTAATGTTCCCACAAGGTGGAATTCCACATATATGATGTTAGATGCAGCAATCAAATTTCAAGTTGCATTTGAAAAGCTTGACAATGAAGACTCTAGCTATATGGCTTTTTTTGGTGATGAAGGTCCCCCATCTCCTAGTGATTGGAAACATGCCCAAGATTTTGTGAAGTTTCTAAAACTTTTCTATGAAGCCACTAAATCTTTCTCAACATCATTGCATGTGAGTATACACATTGCGTTTCACCAAATGGTTACTATTCATTTTGCACTTGACAAGACAACCATGAATCTGAATAGTATATTAGCACCTACTAGTTATGACATGAGGTTGAAGTATCACAAATATTGGGGTAATGTTGACAACATTAATCACTTGTTATATTTTGGTGTAATTTTTGATCCTCGATACAAGTTTGAGTATGTCATTTGGAATTTTCAAGAAATGTACAAACATGATTCAAACAAAGCTGTTGAATTAACTAACTGTGTAAAAGACagtttgaagaaaatgtatgaTTGGTACAAATCACTTCATGATGAACAACATAGACCTGAGCAACCACTTGAACATCAATTTCATGCATCAACAATTCCTGAAATTCATGTATATTTGGCCAGGGCTGATGCTTTTAAGAAGCATTTGAGAGAAAAGGACACCATAGATAGAAAGAATGAGTTAGAGAggtatttaaatgaatttgttgTCGATGGTGAtgaccaacttgatattttggTTTGGTGGAAAATAAACTCTTCACGGTTTCCCATTTTATCAAGAATGGTTAGAGATGTGTTGGCCACCCCTATTTCTACAATTGCCTCTGAGAGTGCATTTAGTACTGGAGGTAGGGTTTTGGATACTCTTAGAAGCTCTTTAAATCCACCAATGGTTGAGGCACTTATCTGTGCTCAAAATTGGTTGAGGACCACTATAACTCAATTTGATggtattaatttatttgttctctaAACTTCCTTTGTAATTATGTTGTTgtgtatattaataatattttgtttcaattaattTCAGAATCTAACGGTAACACAATGGATGGAAGCGGAGTTGGTTCATCATCTCACAGCAACCAATGTTGTGACTCTTAACTACTGCTTACTaaatctattaaattttataaattcagttaacatatttatttaaattcaataatttttttattatttattcaaattaaaattatatctgAACAACCCGATCTTATTTAACCGTAACCGATATTATCCATATCCAAATAACCCGACAACTAAAATGGTCAGattggattttaaaatattaaatttgggtTATGCTAGATTGAGCATATTGAACCCGAACCCGATCCAACCCGATCGCCGCTCACCCCTAGTTAATGGTATTGGGGTAAATGAAGAAGAAGCAATTGATGTTGTTAATGGTGGTGtgataaatgaagaaaagaCAAATGTTGATGTCAATGGTGGTGGGGTAAATGAAGAAGAGGCAAATGTTGCTGTTAATGGTGGTGTGGTAAATGAAGAAGAGGCAAATGCAGTTGTTAATGGTGGTGGGGTAAATGAAGAAGAGGTAAACGTTGGTGCTGATTTCGGTGTGACAAATGAAGTAGAGGGGGTGGTGATGTTTTTCAGGAGGTGCAAAATACAGAAGACATGGCTAATGGTGATGCTGAATCTAGTGATGAATCTAGTGTTCTTTCAGGTGATGATGAACCTGATGAACTGGATGAGAGTGAGGATGAAAGATCCAGAGATGATGATGATTGTTTTGGGATGCAAAATACTTCACGCAGGAATTTTTCTCAAGTTTTAGACAGGtggaaaaaaattcaaacaagacTGGAAGGAATAAGTCAAGAAAGGAAGGTTTGGGTACTGCTGAGGCAAACAAAGTGAAGGTCTGGGTACTTCTACCACACAACAAAGTACTTATAATCATGAAATAGATGTCAACTACAACCTAATGAGCTAGATAGTTATGTGGATATTGTTGATGGGGAGGGTGGGAGCAAATACCCAATATTCAGGGGCGAAGAGATGTGCAAGGAATTCAAATTTAGACTTGGGATTGAGTTTTGTTCCTTGAAATAGTTCAAGCAAGCTCTGATGGAGCATTATGTGTTGAATGGCAGAGAggttaaatttatcaagaatgATGATGTCCGAGTAAGGGCAATTTGCAAGAGGAAGTgtgaatttcttattttatgcaGCAAAGTTGGAGGAAGTCAGACTTTTCGGGTCAAGACCTTGTTTGATACCCATAATTGTGGCAGAGTTTTTGTTAACAAGAATGCAAACAAGGAATGAGTTTCCAAAATTGTAGTTGATAAATTTAGGAATGTTGGGAGAATGACAACCAATGAAATTATTGATGATGTTCGAATATCCAAAAAATGGTCCTTGGAGGTGGTTCCTAACATTATTGTTAGAGGACATTGGAGATATTCAAACCAAAGATGGATATTTATTTCAGATCagcaaaaggtaaaataaaattcgtgtacataatatattatttgaaatcGATGGGTATTTATTAAAATCttgttattaatatattatataatattaattaaatgaattaaatgaataaagaaaaaaattatttcatttaacatgTGTATGCATCTTAATAACCACGTGTCGTCAAATGACGAGCCTAGCTAGAACGTCGTTTGCCACGCACTCACAGACTTAATGTTGTTCACAAATTAGGGACTAAAATCATTAGTTTCAAAATCATGAGGACCAAAATGGTTTAACGTTTGCAGGAGGGACCATTTccaaaaaaatgataatagtagagggacgaaaaacataattaaccctgaTTTTTTTTACGTGTTAAACTGTTCTAGGATAACATTAGAGTTATTTATATCGTTTCACACATTTAAGCATTTAAGCTCAAATGTCAATCTAGAACATAATTAACACACACAATTTAACAATCACATAAAGATCAACGCAAAtaggttaaaatgattatattcattcattttttaaatttaaggaccaaaatgtattaaagtttaagataaagacaaatttttaactcttctcttttatatattattttttttcattcttaattttatcattttataatttgtaattacttggtcatttaataaattattaaagagtaatttatatttaaagtattaattttttatactatttttcatttttaattttatccttttaagaTTTCTAACCActtaatcatttaataaaattatatttagaaaaatataatctacttttatttcttaaagtaatataatttagaaaaataatatatatttttaaataatacaaattgtttatacttatcattaaaaaattaaaattgtctcTTTGAAGAGTAACTATAGAGTTTAAATATACTTCTATTTTGATGGTAGATCAGTTTTTCAACTGATCTACCATCAAAATAGAAGTATATTTAAACTCTATAATTTACCATCTAATAAATTATACTtcttaaataaaactaatagattctcaaatttaaaatcGTCATGTCATCTAAAATCATCATATCTAAAATGTCAATTACACCTAAAGTTagattcttttaaataaatttattccaTGATgtaatccttaatttttttttaaaaaattagcttatttttaaaataaataaataaatagttttttaatgcctttaatcatatttgaattatcattaaaagttttttctaactcattttcaatatatttattattaaggaatcatttatatttaaaatattaatttctttttcatactattttttaattcctaattttatctttttataatttataattacttgatcatttattaaagaataacttatattgtaagtattaacttttttatattgtgtttttttatttttatttttatctctatagGATTTCTACTTActtaatcatttaataaaactcaatttaaaaaatatattttaattttatttcgtaaaatgatattatttgaaaaataatgtatatttattaataatataaattatttacattcttgtataaaacaaatcatttaataattttatcttacaaaatattatcaataaaaaattatatttatcacgttattatataaatattcttGTGGTTGAatattcttcatatttttatcatgtaaaaattgaattgatattatttaataaaaaatttagcaTGAGTCATATATACAAagaattttgtataaaattttcaataattataattataacaaataaattaaaagattgtatttaatagttaattttaaaggtttaaaaaacacatttataataaaaaaaatcatattacataatgttataaattttatttgatattcatTGAAAATGTTCAACTTCAGAGCTTGTGATTTTAATAAgactggaaaaaaaattaacactaattatcttaaagtttactactaatatatttatattattgtgaCATCTCGTTTCAATAGAATGAATCCACTAAATAAAAACATCGCATGATTAGAATATTGAAAGAGCAATCAAATAAACATCATAAACCAAGAATGcactattacagtcatccataaAGGTACTTGAAATACTAAGGAACCAAAAGATAATGCCAGGAATTAACATAAAAGCTGACAGTAAAAGAGTTTGCAAAAGGGCTTGTCACTAAGACAACTATTACAAAAGGCCCCATGGCCTTGAAACTGCTCCTAAGAGCCACCAAGAACAAGATACTCTAAGCTGCACCACTACTACCACCAGACTCACCTTGAACGTTTctctcatctgctcccaccaaaaggtgatcatcgcaaatgaaaaataaaacaagcaCAAACACGaaatgaaagggtaagctagtgtaaaatCATTTGAACATATTATTGCAGCAAGTACTTAAGGCAGTTCCAAGTATAAAGCACAGTAGGCACAAGCAATCATGATATAGCACACAAGCAGGactctatgactcaattatccggataaatatattaagatcggattcaccggacgcttgcacttgtggtggcctctactgctctgtagagccattgccaatgggcttcaccctaccacacataaggttagcctttaagcgtctaaggccattatcctgccagagactagggcctccagctactctcaccacttggatCGGTTTGCTTTACATGAGACTCATTGACCCCTTAGAGTTTTGGGAtgtgatccttacttgaatctttatcctaatatatacactacacaccaccatgagatctccccacgagactcatggaattacgtctatctcacaccatattcatgttcctcataccataaccaccacttgTTATCTCaacatccaattctcatgcAAGTTCTCAACCAACCAAGCAAAAATCCATGTGTTACTCATGCTAACATACCCATCACAGTTCACAGAACCaagtaattcatgttttgtCACATACTTTAAGCTTTAAAGGGAATAGTTCAAACAATAATAAACCAAACCAAAGCTGAACAGAGAACCAAGCACCCATGCGCCggttctcgctcaagcaaggagtcctcgcctagacgagagaagttgtctcgctcaggcgacggactctcgcttaggcgagcctgcAACAGAGGGTCCTAGAAGATTTcgcgagctctcgcttaggcgaggttgTCTCACCTGAGCGAGCTGGCCTGTCGCTCAAAGACGCagcccctcgcctgggcgagtgctCGAGGCAGAACCCTGGGCGAGACTCTGGTATTCTCTCCTGGGTGAGAcgaactcgcttgggcgagaatatcagttcTCCCCCATTGTTCCACGCATGCAACATCAGAAACACTCCAACAATTAACACAGTCCAGTCCCATACACGCACAACAGTCTTCCAATCAATTTTTATGCATAAAACAGCAGTGGAACAAGCAACAGACTCAAAAGAAGCAAAAAAAGGGAaaaacctagcttcccttaccttgcttAGGTGCTATCAAATGCAACAGACCCGCAACTGAAAGTACCACAGCTCCAAGAACTATACTAGAGAGCTGAAACATGAAGACCCGTACAAAACGAGGTTAGGAAATTGAATCCTAACTTGACCAACGTGCTCAAACAGTGAGAAAACGGGGAAGAAACGAACCAGAAACTCTAAGGCTCAAGTTACTTGGAAATAGAATGAGTTTCGTTACCTCGGAGATGGACGAACTTTGTGTCCTAACGGAACACCTTGCAGGAGACAAGAGGGGGAGAGGAAAGAACTGTTTCTGAAAAGCAAACAAGGGGAGAATGAGGGAGCTTGAAGGGGTATTGGAGTCCCTTACTAGActggccttgggcctacgaaCGACCAAACCTAACAAGTTATAAACTGAAAAAAAGAGACTTacaattatcatattatatatatatatatatatatatatatatatatatatatatatatatatatatatatatacacacacacacacacgagtagacaaatacaacaaaaaatatttgacaaaaGTAACTTATACttaagatattaatttttttatacacaattttttatttttttattctatcttttttttatttcttattactCAATCGtgtaatgaaattaaattttgaaatctatatttgcttttatttcttaaaataatatatatttatagataataCAAATTGTTTACACggttatataaaaattgttatgtAATAATCTtgtcttaaaataatattatttaaaaaaagttttttcagTGGAAATGTTTTCTTTCTAAGGATAAAAATTTGTGTGTTTCagattttttctaatattttctcatcaacaatttttattttatattattgttgtttGTAAAAGAATTGTTTGCTTTCTAACAAAGCAAATTCATGTCAACCTTACTTAAACTAGACATATTAGTCACTTGAGTAAGGATttcgataaaaaaaagaaatatatacatataggaCCTAATAGaattcttataaataaatatcaaaggATTTTACAAAGACTTTGATGAGCGTAATAAATTTAGAATAGGAGCATCGAAAAATAATCTTTCcaaaaatttatcataaattgaCTTCACTTATTCAAAGTTGCTCTCACATGTGATTGTtaatatttcctttttgttaagGTTGAATTTAGTAAGACCTAAACTCGtgttgatttttaatttataaaaaatttatttcaattatattattcatcTTTTATGTTTAACGTTTATATTAGTTTGACCACCTTTTGTTGTTTAATTggaaattaattattcaaaaaaaattgttaaaccTAAAATGTTGGGAGGACTTAggaataaattgattttaattatgcatttttCAAAGCTCTTGATCGACattttttattgattgattggaattgcaaaaaaatttacattacaATACATCAGTTTATGTTCAATTGgttaaatagttaatatttgaataatttaatgaattgatgatatgatttaaatttaataatatacgcgtattttgaaattattttcaaagGGTTGTTATTATATGAAATCAAACTCCGTCATTTTCAGATCATAGTTTGTCACATCACATCATTTAATTCGTGAGAATTTTTCAAACAACCGCTTCcactaataatttaatttttttttatcttttttctacttattatttttatcttcatcgttatctttatttctctattttttgactatttttaaatatttaattttgtaaaaacttaaatttataaacaaacatCTTCAACTCAATAACTACATTAGTTCTTCGGATTTCATATTTAAACTTAATAATCTACTTTATCACTTTACAAGCTtggtatatttataaaaatattaattataagaggaaaatgtgaaaataagtAGAGGAATGAGGTGTTTCAAtgaagaataaagaagaaaatggatggtgaaaagtaaaaacaaaaggtttaaaaggagaaaaagaaggtATAAATGAAAGGGTAGAGTAAGAATTAAAAATGGTTGATCTAAAGAATACAAATATTTGCATTATAATGTATTTGTCCTAGCTATAGTGCACCAAATACATGTACATAATCTGATTTCATATTAATGAACAAAGAAAAACCCTATCACGAAATCATAAGTTTCAATATAAACAACTtgtgttaaaagaaaaaaaaaatagacatttGATTATGATCTGAATTGACAATTGATGACACATAAATTGAATGCACgcaattttaattgaaatagtTAGAAGTGTCAGATTCTCACAATAAGTGAACGAAAGATgctaaattaatttctttgacCATTATAGtgaaatgatgtggaggaggaAGCAAGTGTGAGATCTTGATtttaacaaacaacaaaaatgagTAGTCATTGACGACCCTTTGAGTCCAATGTTAGGTGGCaatgtttgaaattaaagggaaaatatttaaaatccaATCTACAAGAgatacaaaactaaaatttggtAGCCCCATTATACAATTCTTCAttcctcatttaatatttgagTCAAAGCATAGCAATACCTCACATGCAACATGTTTAATTGAAAATCAAAGACAACAATTTCAAGCCACATATGTATCACAGATAATGAGGGCAATGATTCATCCGTAggttgaataaattatttaatcctCCCAACGGTTTTTATGGTTAACTTGATAGGGTTCTAAGGATGCCTAAATATACTCTATTCCATTAATAGATGTGGATTCACAAGTCAATTTCACatactttcatatattttcttttttattt contains:
- the LOC114175444 gene encoding zinc finger BED domain-containing protein RICESLEEPER 2-like; this translates as MDGQFFHMRCCAHILNLVVSDGLKELHNSITSIRNAVRFVRSSPQRLAKFRECIEFSKIECKKLLCLNVPTRWNSTYMMLDAAIKFQVAFEKLDNEDSSYMAFFGDEGPPSPSDWKHAQDFVKFLKLFYEATKSFSTSLHVSIHIAFHQMVTIHFALDKTTMNLNSILAPTSYDMRLKYHKYWGNVDNINHLLYFGVIFDPRYKFEYVIWNFQEMYKHDSNKAVELTNCVKDSLKKMYDWYKSLHDEQHRPEQPLEHQFHASTIPEIHVYLARADAFKKHLREKDTIDRKNELERYLNEFVVDGDDQLDILVWWKINSSRFPILSRMVRDVLATPISTIASESAFSTGGRVLDTLRSSLNPPMVEALICAQNWLRTTITQFDESNGNTMDGSGVGSSSHSNQCCDS